One segment of Rickettsiella grylli DNA contains the following:
- the sdhC gene encoding succinate dehydrogenase, cytochrome b556 subunit: MSKRPINLNLLTIRFPMTAIVSILHRLSGFLLFLAIPVFLMLMTLTLQSPEAFFTVHVCFEHPLMKLFLLGFLAALFYHLFAGIRHLFMDAGVADTLKSAQWTAGFVMVATLVLTSLMGIYLW; encoded by the coding sequence GTGAGTAAACGACCTATTAACCTTAATTTATTGACGATCCGCTTTCCAATGACGGCGATTGTCTCTATTTTGCATCGGCTTTCCGGGTTTTTATTATTTTTAGCGATCCCTGTTTTTTTAATGCTCATGACATTGACCTTGCAGAGTCCTGAAGCCTTTTTTACAGTTCACGTTTGTTTTGAACATCCTTTAATGAAGTTATTTCTACTGGGTTTTTTAGCTGCACTTTTTTATCATTTATTTGCAGGTATTCGTCATCTATTTATGGATGCTGGTGTAGCGGATACCTTAAAATCAGCGCAATGGACAGCAGGGTTCGTGATGGTTGCAACGCTCGTTTTGACCAGTTTGATGGGAATTTATTTATGGTGA
- the rluB gene encoding 23S rRNA pseudouridine(2605) synthase RluB, whose product MSEKIQKILAHFGLGSRREIERWIHDGRVHINGQPAKLGMRIHLKAKVTIDNQRIRLTTNKPFERRVLIYHKPLGEICSRSDPRHHVTVFEHLPRLRDQRWVMIGRLDMNTSGLLIFTNEGEFAYRLSHPSYQIEREYVVRVLGKVNKSMLDRLKKGVMLKEKRAAFTSIQASGGSGANRWYHVVLKEGRNREVRRLWETQGVTVSRLMRIRFGNVSLPHDLKKGHFFELKTKAIKKLAHLVDLD is encoded by the coding sequence ATGAGTGAAAAAATTCAAAAAATATTAGCCCATTTCGGCCTCGGATCGCGTCGCGAAATAGAACGTTGGATCCACGACGGTCGCGTTCATATTAATGGACAACCCGCGAAACTCGGCATGCGCATCCATTTGAAAGCGAAAGTCACGATAGATAATCAGCGGATTCGTTTAACAACGAATAAGCCATTTGAACGTCGCGTCTTGATTTACCATAAACCGCTCGGAGAAATTTGTTCACGTTCGGATCCTCGTCATCACGTCACTGTATTTGAGCATTTACCACGCTTGCGCGACCAGCGTTGGGTTATGATAGGTCGTTTGGATATGAATACCTCAGGATTATTAATTTTTACGAATGAGGGTGAATTTGCATACCGGCTATCGCACCCTTCTTATCAAATTGAACGAGAATATGTCGTGCGTGTCTTAGGGAAGGTGAATAAAAGCATGTTGGATCGCCTGAAAAAAGGGGTGATGTTGAAAGAAAAACGAGCCGCTTTCACATCTATCCAAGCGAGTGGCGGCTCGGGTGCAAATCGTTGGTACCATGTGGTCTTAAAAGAGGGTCGCAATCGAGAGGTCAGACGACTGTGGGAAACACAAGGTGTAACGGTCAGCCGTTTGATGCGGATACGTTTTGGTAACGTCAGTTTGCCTCACGATCTGAAAAAAGGACATTTTTTTGAGTTGAAAACGAAGGCGATAAAAAAACTTGCGCATTTAGTTGATTTAGATTAA
- the scpB gene encoding SMC-Scp complex subunit ScpB translates to MEIQKLKFVCEAALFAAGEPVSLKRLLDLFTDEERPTASEMKKILADLTHDYRDRGIHLKQLASGYCFQTDSLLHDWVKRLWPEKPPRYSRAFLETLSIIAYKQPVTRGDIEAIRGVAVSPQIIKVLLEHAWIQVVGQREVPGRPNLYATSTLFLDHFGLKTVSELPPFPSKTNEVTPCPRVDYHNTI, encoded by the coding sequence ATGGAAATTCAAAAACTTAAGTTCGTTTGCGAAGCAGCTCTTTTTGCAGCGGGTGAGCCGGTTAGCTTAAAACGTCTTTTAGATTTATTCACCGACGAAGAGCGGCCTACCGCATCCGAGATGAAAAAAATACTCGCGGATTTGACACATGATTATCGCGATCGGGGCATTCACTTAAAACAACTGGCGAGCGGATATTGCTTTCAAACAGATAGCCTCCTTCATGACTGGGTAAAACGACTGTGGCCAGAAAAACCACCGCGTTATTCTCGTGCTTTTCTAGAAACATTAAGTATTATTGCGTATAAGCAACCCGTGACTCGTGGAGATATTGAAGCGATACGAGGGGTGGCAGTAAGCCCTCAGATTATTAAAGTTCTTTTGGAGCACGCGTGGATTCAGGTTGTTGGGCAACGTGAAGTACCTGGGCGTCCTAATCTCTATGCGACATCAACCTTATTTCTTGATCATTTTGGTTTAAAAACAGTGTCGGAACTACCCCCATTTCCTTCTAAAACGAATGAAGTGACCCCATGTCCGCGCGTTGACTACCATAACACGATTTAA
- the thiM gene encoding hydroxyethylthiazole kinase yields MTLKKNDLDQLTRTSIHQTNPFNLTSLFQDVEKIRKTQPLIHNITNLVVMQTVANVLLALGALPLMAHAKEEVETMIQNAQAFVINIGTLDSYWLSCIQQGQYAALKRGIPILLDPVGAGSSFYRTQAALTIIERGVDIIRGNASEIMALQDSSIKTKGVDTLQPSEHAISSAYALAKKYECIVVVSGKTDFIVRSSQHVALRYGSALLTKVTGMGCALTAMMGSFLSVNPDKLRACVHTMAFMGLVSEYAEKKSNGPASFCTNLLDLFYSAQKEDVQHLLKPNVSHEH; encoded by the coding sequence ATGACTCTCAAAAAAAATGATCTCGATCAATTAACGCGGACATCAATCCATCAAACGAACCCTTTTAATTTAACGTCATTATTCCAGGACGTCGAAAAAATCCGAAAAACCCAACCTTTAATTCACAACATAACAAATTTAGTGGTCATGCAAACAGTAGCGAATGTTTTATTGGCATTAGGCGCTCTGCCCCTCATGGCCCATGCCAAAGAAGAAGTAGAGACCATGATTCAAAATGCACAAGCCTTCGTCATTAATATTGGAACATTGGATAGCTATTGGCTTTCATGTATTCAACAGGGTCAATATGCGGCATTAAAGCGTGGAATCCCCATTCTGTTGGATCCCGTTGGTGCAGGTTCTAGTTTTTATCGTACTCAAGCCGCTTTAACCATCATTGAGCGTGGTGTTGACATTATTCGTGGAAATGCTTCAGAAATTATGGCGTTGCAGGATAGTTCAATCAAAACAAAAGGGGTGGATACGTTACAACCCAGCGAACACGCGATTTCTTCAGCCTATGCCTTAGCAAAGAAATATGAATGTATCGTTGTTGTCAGCGGAAAAACTGATTTTATTGTTCGTTCATCCCAACACGTTGCATTACGCTATGGTAGTGCTCTGTTGACGAAAGTCACTGGTATGGGCTGCGCTTTAACCGCCATGATGGGCAGTTTCCTGAGTGTCAACCCGGATAAATTGAGGGCGTGCGTTCACACCATGGCCTTTATGGGTCTTGTGAGCGAATATGCTGAAAAAAAGTCCAATGGACCCGCCAGCTTTTGCACCAACCTATTAGACCTTTTTTATTCCGCACAAAAAGAGGATGTTCAACATTTACTGAAGCCGAACGTGTCACATGAACATTGA
- the thiE gene encoding thiamine phosphate synthase has protein sequence MNIDYSYYLLADEQASEPLSVIDAVQRVLNHTVRCVQLRMKNQRRKKIMDTGKQLVDLLQAWNIPLIINDHADIACAIDAAGVHLGQTDRPYPEIRQHCGYKKIIGLTIENSQQAQQCRHYDCDYFGVGPIFSTVTKKFSTPPLGLVQFNRIMRILNAPVVAIGGITLENVQSVLETGCAGIAVASAVFQTPDPVKQSQKFAHIISQS, from the coding sequence ATGAACATTGATTATTCTTACTACTTGCTGGCAGATGAACAGGCCTCGGAACCCTTGTCAGTCATCGATGCGGTCCAACGGGTATTAAACCATACAGTCCGTTGCGTTCAACTTCGTATGAAAAATCAACGTCGCAAAAAAATAATGGATACCGGTAAACAATTAGTTGATTTATTACAGGCATGGAATATTCCTTTAATTATCAATGATCACGCCGATATTGCGTGTGCGATTGATGCGGCCGGTGTCCATCTTGGTCAGACCGATCGACCTTACCCTGAGATTCGTCAACACTGTGGTTATAAAAAAATTATTGGCCTAACCATTGAAAATAGCCAACAAGCACAGCAATGTCGTCATTATGATTGTGATTATTTTGGTGTCGGACCCATCTTTTCAACGGTCACGAAAAAATTTTCCACACCACCGCTCGGTCTTGTTCAATTCAATCGGATTATGCGTATACTGAATGCACCTGTGGTCGCTATCGGTGGAATCACACTTGAAAATGTTCAATCCGTATTAGAGACCGGTTGTGCCGGTATTGCCGTTGCATCAGCGGTTTTTCAAACCCCGGATCCGGTTAAACAGAGTCAAAAATTCGCACACATTATTTCTCAATCATAA
- the thiD gene encoding bifunctional hydroxymethylpyrimidine kinase/phosphomethylpyrimidine kinase translates to MNFPSQLAQVVSIAGTDPSGGAGIQADIKAISATGSYAASIITVLVAQNTQAVISLQDIPLDFIQQQIDAVFTDLSINAVKLGMLYHEGIIRLIRHNLKKYQPPFIVLDPVMITQTGHPLLKPQAIQVLATDLFPLATLITPNIPEAESLLNLKIIDATTMQKAAVLLATRYKVSVLLKGGHSPYDASDIFYDFSQKQIHYFKRARINTKNTHGTGCTLSAAIASYLAQGLNVVEAIFHAKNYLTQCLLAAKDLHLGQGQGPVNHFYFLKKEKPCLID, encoded by the coding sequence ATGAATTTCCCTTCTCAATTAGCACAGGTTGTCAGTATTGCGGGCACTGATCCTTCGGGCGGTGCAGGTATTCAAGCGGATATCAAAGCAATTTCAGCAACAGGCAGTTATGCTGCCAGTATTATTACTGTTTTAGTTGCGCAAAACACACAAGCCGTTATCAGTCTACAAGACATTCCACTCGATTTTATTCAACAGCAAATCGATGCTGTCTTCACTGATTTATCCATAAACGCAGTTAAACTGGGCATGCTTTATCATGAAGGCATTATCCGTTTAATCCGCCATAATTTAAAAAAATATCAACCCCCTTTTATTGTTCTTGATCCCGTCATGATTACTCAGACCGGCCACCCCCTTCTTAAACCGCAGGCCATACAGGTTTTAGCGACTGATTTATTTCCTTTAGCCACATTGATTACACCCAATATTCCAGAAGCCGAATCTCTTTTAAATCTGAAAATCATCGATGCGACCACTATGCAAAAGGCTGCAGTTTTATTGGCAACACGTTATAAGGTGTCGGTGCTGCTTAAAGGAGGGCATTCTCCATACGATGCCTCTGATATTTTTTACGATTTCTCGCAAAAACAAATTCATTATTTTAAACGAGCACGAATAAACACAAAAAATACGCATGGTACCGGTTGCACGTTATCTGCAGCCATCGCCTCTTATCTTGCCCAAGGTCTAAACGTGGTTGAAGCCATTTTTCATGCAAAAAATTATTTAACACAATGCCTTTTAGCCGCAAAAGATTTACATCTTGGACAAGGCCAGGGTCCAGTAAACCACTTTTATTTTTTAAAAAAAGAGAAACCATGTTTGATCGACTAA
- the tenA gene encoding thiaminase II — MFDRLKKSVSALMPKIYQHPFNQELIQGRLPLEKFIFYLSQDALYLVDFSKALTLTAARLSDQKHCEQFIQLALDALHAERDLHRHFLKKHAALTTRQQSPFCFMYTNYLLRLAISGTLEEAVASLLPCFWIYQQVGQRASSQTVLNNPYQDWIDLYSSSTFNDSVEHMINTLNKLALLASAHGQQKMINAFTQASLCEWHFWQGAYLQQTWFI; from the coding sequence ATGTTTGATCGACTAAAAAAATCGGTTTCGGCGCTGATGCCAAAAATTTATCAACATCCCTTTAATCAAGAGCTTATCCAAGGGCGTTTACCGCTTGAAAAATTTATTTTTTATCTCAGTCAAGATGCACTTTATCTGGTGGATTTTTCTAAAGCACTGACACTCACAGCAGCACGATTGTCCGATCAAAAACACTGTGAACAATTTATTCAATTAGCCCTGGACGCATTACATGCCGAACGCGATCTTCATCGTCACTTTCTAAAAAAACATGCCGCATTAACAACGCGTCAACAAAGTCCTTTTTGTTTTATGTATACCAATTATTTATTACGACTTGCGATCTCCGGCACTTTAGAAGAAGCGGTTGCGAGTTTATTACCGTGTTTTTGGATCTATCAACAAGTGGGACAGCGTGCTTCCTCTCAAACCGTTTTGAATAATCCCTACCAAGATTGGATTGATTTATATTCCAGCTCAACGTTTAATGACTCGGTTGAACACATGATAAACACATTAAATAAACTGGCTTTACTGGCAAGCGCGCATGGCCAACAAAAAATGATCAACGCCTTTACTCAAGCCAGCCTCTGTGAATGGCATTTCTGGCAAGGTGCTTACTTACAACAAACCTGGTTCATTTAA
- a CDS encoding DUF4383 domain-containing protein — protein sequence MAKANQVKGASVFLRGMAFVFAIAFIVLGVLGFIPVLTPYHKLFSFFSTGILLNLFYVLIGLFALSASSSAFYARLFFKFFGCVFAALAIWSFAMNGNLGITHINLSDSFFYLLTAIIALYLGFTSKLPRRLKF from the coding sequence ATGGCGAAAGCCAACCAAGTAAAGGGAGCTTCCGTGTTTTTAAGAGGTATGGCCTTCGTTTTTGCTATAGCTTTTATTGTATTGGGCGTGTTAGGATTTATCCCAGTACTGACACCCTATCATAAATTGTTCAGTTTTTTTTCAACGGGTATTTTATTGAACCTTTTTTACGTACTGATTGGTTTGTTTGCTTTATCTGCAAGTAGTTCAGCTTTTTATGCGCGTTTGTTTTTTAAATTTTTTGGGTGCGTGTTCGCTGCACTTGCCATTTGGAGTTTCGCGATGAATGGCAATTTGGGTATTACCCATATTAACCTTTCCGATAGTTTTTTCTATCTTTTAACCGCGATTATCGCTCTTTATTTGGGCTTTACGAGTAAACTACCTCGGCGTCTTAAATTTTAG
- a CDS encoding PD-(D/E)XK nuclease family protein: MEIYNTLFRALNPNDLLLTGNKRLIPFLHKAYAHYQEKQKKQRWLPLKIFTFTRWLETLWEKQFIEQMGFPLRLLNKLQEYSAWHIVIQSSHSFFLDIANTAENARKAWHLIQQTQLDYLSPFFKQCNETEAWQTWAKQFVHYCESHAYIDLSSALNHLMCLFHKKILKPPQRIFLIGFNEINPQYKNLLRVLNDQGCSIHHYAPTYPKTKQYRISLPDKETEYQTMALWAYQSFQQSKKNIGCLIPHLVERRTHLLTIFTDIFTECAPHSIDPPPFNIAAGNPLLEFGLIQTALLILDLKAINTFSSLHSLLRSPYIGGFQREQSPRASLDIFLRGAENRLSLNQLITISEEQTCFILSRSLKTLLGLIKKYTCHFLAKPSFWSAYFVKKLHAFSWPGDRPFIREEYQLLDCWSELLTAFAGLDFILGEISHDTALRHLRCHIANTLFQMKTLHDDPPIQVLGLLDAAGMYFDELWVMGFDDKTWPAPAKPNPFIPYALQRGQPIPSSSSEREYYFAAMLTKNLTAHAKKLIFSTAKQHLDETLRPSVFIQSLPEIKLNDLHLPPYSTMAKKIMESQEWEYYSDECIALTEDNFISGTQLLQSQAACPFQAFARWRLKARTHPFFPQNNGLDARERGILFHRVLEQFWNKIKNQETLLSLTQHALNQHIHDAINTCLKIWSKKRPIIFKTYFATLERQRLSSLLSTLIDLEKQRPHFSETQHEKKQHLKLGPFILSLRIDRIDKLDGNDAMIIDYKTSRPQKIDWLDERCDYPQLPLYCLSDPKTVRSFSVWYCHRNRITLKGLSEEETSLKPLTPLKKLKTSHALHHWSDLLKHWQLSLEKLALEFQQGVNHIHPKRGATTCRQCDLQLLCRVNHPRLVPLNDETNL, encoded by the coding sequence ATGGAAATCTATAACACGCTTTTTAGAGCATTAAATCCGAATGATTTATTACTCACCGGCAATAAACGTCTCATCCCTTTTTTACACAAAGCTTATGCGCATTATCAAGAAAAACAAAAAAAACAACGATGGCTCCCACTAAAAATCTTTACGTTTACACGGTGGTTAGAAACACTTTGGGAAAAACAATTTATCGAGCAAATGGGTTTCCCTTTACGTTTACTGAATAAATTGCAAGAATATAGCGCATGGCATATTGTTATTCAGTCATCCCATTCTTTTTTTTTAGATATTGCGAATACAGCCGAAAACGCTCGAAAAGCGTGGCATCTGATACAACAAACTCAACTGGATTACTTATCACCCTTTTTCAAGCAATGCAACGAAACAGAAGCGTGGCAAACCTGGGCTAAACAGTTTGTTCATTATTGTGAAAGTCATGCTTACATTGACCTATCCAGCGCCCTTAATCACCTGATGTGCTTATTTCATAAAAAAATTTTAAAACCACCGCAACGCATTTTTTTAATTGGATTTAATGAAATAAATCCACAATACAAAAATCTACTTCGCGTCTTAAACGATCAAGGTTGCTCTATTCATCATTACGCACCCACTTATCCAAAAACCAAACAATATCGTATTTCTTTACCGGATAAAGAAACAGAATATCAGACGATGGCGCTTTGGGCTTATCAATCCTTTCAACAATCTAAAAAAAACATTGGTTGCCTTATTCCTCATTTAGTGGAACGACGAACCCATTTATTGACTATTTTTACAGATATTTTTACGGAGTGTGCACCTCATTCTATCGATCCCCCTCCGTTTAACATTGCTGCAGGAAATCCATTACTTGAATTTGGGCTTATCCAAACCGCACTACTCATTCTTGATTTAAAAGCGATCAATACTTTTTCATCTCTTCATTCCTTACTCCGTTCCCCTTATATCGGTGGATTTCAGCGCGAGCAATCACCGCGTGCTTCTCTTGATATTTTCTTACGTGGTGCTGAAAATCGATTGAGTTTAAATCAACTTATCACGATAAGTGAAGAACAAACCTGTTTTATTTTAAGTCGTTCCTTGAAAACGTTACTTGGTTTAATTAAAAAGTACACGTGTCATTTTTTAGCAAAACCTAGTTTTTGGTCCGCGTATTTTGTTAAAAAACTTCACGCCTTCTCTTGGCCTGGAGACCGACCATTCATCCGTGAAGAATATCAATTGTTAGACTGCTGGTCTGAATTATTAACCGCGTTTGCCGGCTTAGATTTTATTCTCGGCGAAATTTCACACGACACTGCTTTACGGCACCTACGCTGTCACATTGCAAATACGTTATTTCAAATGAAGACGCTACATGATGATCCACCCATTCAAGTGCTCGGTTTGCTGGATGCCGCAGGGATGTATTTTGATGAATTATGGGTCATGGGTTTTGATGATAAAACGTGGCCTGCTCCTGCGAAACCGAATCCCTTTATTCCTTATGCGTTACAACGCGGCCAACCTATACCGTCTTCATCCAGTGAACGGGAATATTATTTTGCAGCCATGTTAACAAAAAATTTAACTGCTCATGCAAAAAAACTTATTTTTAGCACTGCCAAACAACATCTCGATGAAACGCTACGCCCTAGTGTTTTCATTCAATCCTTACCGGAAATCAAATTAAATGATCTCCATCTTCCCCCTTATTCCACGATGGCTAAAAAAATAATGGAAAGTCAAGAATGGGAATATTATAGCGATGAATGTATCGCCCTCACCGAGGATAATTTCATCTCAGGTACTCAACTTTTACAATCACAAGCCGCGTGTCCATTTCAAGCGTTTGCACGCTGGCGTTTAAAAGCACGTACCCACCCTTTTTTCCCACAAAATAATGGGCTCGATGCGCGCGAACGAGGTATACTTTTTCATCGTGTTTTAGAACAATTTTGGAATAAAATAAAAAATCAAGAAACGTTATTGTCATTAACCCAACACGCACTCAATCAACATATCCATGATGCGATCAACACCTGTTTAAAGATATGGAGCAAAAAACGCCCGATTATTTTCAAAACTTATTTTGCAACGCTTGAACGACAACGTCTCTCTTCTTTATTAAGCACACTCATTGATTTAGAAAAACAACGACCTCATTTCAGCGAGACTCAACATGAAAAAAAACAACATTTAAAATTAGGTCCATTCATTTTGTCATTGCGTATCGATAGAATCGACAAACTTGATGGGAACGACGCGATGATTATCGATTATAAAACGAGCCGACCACAGAAAATAGATTGGTTGGACGAACGCTGTGATTATCCTCAATTACCTTTGTATTGCTTAAGTGACCCAAAAACAGTGCGTAGTTTTTCAGTGTGGTATTGTCATCGTAATCGTATTACGTTAAAAGGTCTCTCTGAAGAAGAAACGTCATTAAAGCCATTAACGCCCTTAAAAAAACTAAAAACGTCACACGCGCTCCATCATTGGTCCGATCTACTGAAACATTGGCAGCTTTCTTTGGAAAAACTGGCGTTAGAATTTCAGCAAGGCGTTAACCACATTCACCCAAAACGTGGCGCGACGACCTGTCGACAGTGTGATTTGCAATTGCTTTGTCGCGTAAACCATCCACGCTTGGTGCCATTAAATGATGAAACCAACCTTTGA